Proteins found in one Oryza glaberrima chromosome 4, OglaRS2, whole genome shotgun sequence genomic segment:
- the LOC127770357 gene encoding uncharacterized protein LOC127770357, whose protein sequence is MVSDQEIASCVESVLRSSGGAAGEASLAAVLSQAEAKLGVDLAHKATFIRDQMDLFFGPRLQPPLVAKAQAAAAAAPNPPPLVAAPAPAMPQVQVQAQLQQMQQQQQQLAVLQPQLIFQAMPQLPAGVPGGAAGAVSPQPPVPAMAFYPPPPLAFRVTSGLAGVATGGTVSFQQPAPGTGGTASPTAAVQAAGDNKESASKRKRGGPGGLNKVCAISPELQTIVGETVMSRTQIVKQLWQYIRQNNLQDPDDKRKIICNDELRVVFGTDTTDMFKMNKLLAKHITPLDPKDQIREAKKFKPSNVATQPMPLINQPSVVISDALAKFIGMEGTVPQDDALRYLWDYIKANQLEDAITGSILCDSKLQELFGCESIPSSGLSELLAHHFIKET, encoded by the exons ATGGTGTCCGACCAGGAGATCGCCAGCTGCGTCGAGTCCGTCCTCCGCTCGTCGGGgggcgccgccggggaggcctcgctcgccgccgtgctgtcGCAGGCGGAGGCCAAGCTCGGCGTCGACCTCGCACACAAGGCGACCTTCATCCGCGACCAGATGGACCTCTTCTTCGGCCcgcgcctccagccgccgctcgtcgccaaggcccaggcggcggcggcggctgctcctaATCCTCCTCCTCTGGTCGCCGCTCCCGCGCCTGCCATGCCGCAGGTGCAGGTGCAGGCGCAGttgcagcagatgcagcagcagcagcagcagctcgcgGTGCTCCAGCCCCAGCTCATATTCCAGGCCATGCCGCAGCTCCCCGCTGGTGTACCAGGCGGCGCCGCTGGGGCGGTCTCCCCGCAGCCTCCCGTGCCGGCCATGGCGTTCtacccgccgcctcctctggCCTTCCGCGTCACCAGCGGCTTGGCTGGGGTCGCCACTGGTGGGACCGTCTCCTTCCAGCAGCCAGCCCCTGGAACCGGCGGCACTGCTTCCCCCACCGCCGCAGTACAGGCCGCGGGCGACAACAAGGAAAG TGCTTCAAAGCGGAAACGAGGTGGGCCTGGTGGTTTAAATAAAGTTTGTGCAATCTCACCTGAACTTCAGACTATTGTTGGTGAGACTGTCATGTCAAGAACTCAG ATTGTCAAGCAGCTTTGGCAATATATTCGGCAGAATAATCTTCAAGATCCTGATGACAAAAGGAAGATAATCTGCAATGATGAACTTCGTGTGGTTTTTGGAACTGACACAACTGACATGTTTAAGATGAATAAATTGTTGGCGAAACATATAACTCCACTTGACCCAA AGGATCAAATTCGGGAAGCAAAGAAATTTAAGCCCTCCAATGTAGCCACTCAGCCTATGCCTCTGATTAATCAACCCTCTGTGGTGATTTCTGATGCACTAGCCAAGTTTATTGGAATGGAAGGCACAGTGCCTCAAGATGATGCTTTGAGGTACCTTTGGGATTACATAAAAGCAAACCAACTTGAG GATGCTATTACTGGCTCAATATTATGTGACTCAAAACTTCAGGAGCTGTTCGGCTGCGAGAGCATTCCTAGTTCTGGATTATCAGAGTTGCTTGCTCACCACTTCATTAAGGAAACATAG